The following proteins come from a genomic window of Macaca fascicularis isolate 582-1 chromosome 8, T2T-MFA8v1.1:
- the LOC107130682 gene encoding uncharacterized protein, with protein sequence MPAGFQLSAHLRLRSLLQSGWEKGKFAKPRIPSPGEATKKLQHQQRLTSCGADEKRQLPFRGANVGSGWQRLRPAGSGQQVRGSRGPPGPPAPRGLPLHLSGGEDSAALRPCPRQVARLPPALRARCLQPPGATRAEAASAHGVMLPATTLRRIVTGRGERGERGREGSRHTQPPACQNARRRGHVPVESPRDLPRLHKAPQFGQEGRETATK encoded by the coding sequence ATGCCTGCTGGTTTCCAACTTTCCGCTCATCTTCGTCTCCGCAGCCTCCTGCAAAGCGGCTGGGAAAAGGGCAAGTTTGCAAAGCCGAGGATACCGAGTCCTGGGGAAGCCACAAAGAAGCTGCAACACCAACAAAGATTAACCTCTTGTGGGGCAGACGAAAAGCGCCAGCTGCCGTTCAGGGGGGCGAACGTGGGCTCGGGCTGGCAGAGGCTCCGGCCAGCCGGCAGCGGACAGCAGGTCCGGGGGTCCCGCGGCCCCCCTGGGCCCCCCGCCCCGCGCGGACTCCCCCTGCACCTGAGCGGGGGTGAGGACAGCGCCGCGCTCCGGCCCTGCCCCCGCCAGGTAGCTCGGCTGCCGCCCGCGCTGCGCGCCCGCTGCCTGCAGCCGCCGGGAGCGACGAGAGCAGAGGCAGCCTCGGCCCACGGCGTCATGCTTCCTGCCACCACATTACGGCGAATCGTCACCGGGAGAGGGGAGcgaggggagagggggagggaggggagcagacACACGCAGCCCCCCGCCTGCCAAAACGCGCGGAGACGGGGCCACGTCCCGGTGGAGTCCCCGCGGGACCTGCCCCGTTTGCACAAAGCGCCGCAGTTTGGCCAAGAAGGGAGGGAGACGGCcacgaaataa